The genomic stretch ggattaacatatgcacactactatatataaaatggataatcagaaaggacctactatatagcacagggaactctactcagtactctgtaataacctgtatggaaaaagaatctgaaaaagaatagatatatgtatatgtataactgaatcactttgctgtacgcctgaaactaacacaacattgtaaatcaactatactccaatataaaataaaattttttaaaaataaagagattgaTTTTGCTCAACAATTTGTCGTGCctcactgtattttcattttcacccaATCCACATAATATTAAATCTCTTTTCATCATGATCATTTAAACTATCAATTCCCAGGTTATATTTGTTCCGTTTTCCCAttcataatgtatttatttatttatcgtaTTTATTCGGATGAATGCTTCAGCAAAATTTGTAGCCATTTTTGCAATTAATGacagtttttatttcaaaactgaaaaaagaaaaaaaagcttaattCAATCTATGTCACAatgctccccactccccagcagATCCAGCTGACAGAGCCGAGCGGAGCACCTCCTTCTGCAAACCTACTGCACTGTAGGTTGGTACTTAACACATGCGTAAGGTCTTTTCTCTGGGATATGATACATATTGCAGAATATCTGATAGTCTTCCATAAATATCAGTCCAGAAGATAATTTAAATACTGTTGGAACTTCTGGTAAAGAAGAGTGAGGTAACAAAACATCACCTTTAGAAACACAGCTGGatgtaacaaaaaaaagaactgaaggtGATGCTAGCAACAAAGATGTCTGTGCCTCTTTCCCTTTGTCTCCACCTACCAGGCAGTCCTTTAGGAAAACAGTAGGAAATGGAGTTGGGGATGCAAAACTCACGTTTCTTTCAAGGGGAAAGCATAGCATGTTTGAAAAGTTAGAAAACTGGAGGGAGTTTCCCTTTCTAATCGACTGTTACGATCAAAgtggaatttttgttgttgttatctcTCTTTCAAAGGAAGGATGTGCTGTGATGTGAAACACAGGCAACAGAGGGAGATAATATTGTTAAAGAAATCTAGTTCAAGAGAGTCAGGGTTGGCTTGAAAAGTTTAAGAGAATTTTCTTGCCGATTCTCAGAATCTTAGGAGAGGTGACAGATTGCAGCTTGACCACAGTCTTTCCCACAGATCTCCAAAAAATATTATCTATGAGGAGGGTGTGGGGAAGGTACACGGCCAAACCAAATTTCAAAGGGGATAAAATTGGCCTtttgaagaacagaagaaaaaaattggccACTGAAAAGCAAGGCGAGGGCAGGCTATTTTATTAAGTGGTAAGTTATGTGGTGATATAAATAAGTATTTATGTTGATTATGGTGCTATAAATAGGTAAATAGGTAAATATGTGGCAACCTGTTGGCACCGCCTGTGTGCTTCACCCCAGGGGCCAGGATGTTATTTCAGCTAAATCTCATCAAGCATCTCATAGATAGCTAAGAGCGCATAgcagcaaaataaaacagaatctgATATTTAAATGATTCTTTCTAACACTGCAAAACTTTGGGGTAGAGCCCCACAAATAGAAGTATTTTAAGGGCATTAAGCAGGGGAGAAGTATATTTCTTTGGCAGTATCCCTCTATACGTATTACCTTATCCTTCCTTTTAAGGTCTCCAACCTTCTTATCTATTCTGTTGTTGCTcaaaaatgtcctttttctggAGAGATACTATTTTCTGGATCCTGATTGATTTGAGAAGCAGCTGAGGATGTGCCCTTGCTGCAACATCTCAAGGAAAAGGTGAGCTGGGTTCCCTCGTGGAGGCTGGCGTCCCTGACCTACCCAGAGGAGCTTCCCACTCCCCCCtgcccttttcccttttttctttatttctaacttGCATTTTGCAGCACTGGTAAGACAACAGGAAGCCCTGGGCTTCCTCTCCAGGGCATTCAACTGAAGGGATGTACTCACCACATTGATAACAGTAGccggaaaagaaagaaaacacacccACCCTCCAGAACGCATGACCCTCCCCCTCACTCTCCGTGTCCTCCCCGTGTGGTCCCCCTTCTCCTCGGAGCCTCACAGGCTCTATCAGGGTTGCACTATGGAGGCCACTCCAGTGTTCAAGCCAATTTTATCCGCATTAAAATTTGGATTGGCCCTGTACCTTCCCCATGCCCACCTCTCTGACAACGTTTTTTGGAGCTCTGTGGGAAAGATTGTGGTCAAACTGCGTTCTGCTAATGCCACTTCTCCAAAGATTTTGAGACTTTGAAACTTCTTCTCTCAGTTTCAGAAACACGTGTGATACGGTTGTCTAAAGTTATTAAGCGTGAATCATTGTGACACGGACTCCACTGGTATCAGTATTGCTATGCATGTTCTTAAATGAAAAATGGTTTGTTGGTTGCCCTTTATAAGCCAAACACCCTTGAAATCAGCAGGGGAGGGGCAGATTATTTGTTACAAACTCAGTGTGTCCAGTGATAAGAGTTAAATATAACCGAAGTTTGGAATCTAGTTTCCATATTTTTCATATGAAGGGTTCTGGAGGTGGGGCGAGTACAAGACTGAGTGCCTGAGGAATGACCGCAGGACCAAGAACAGCCAAAATGCTGCCGCGAATGGTCATTGCACTGGCATGACGATGGGACAAATTAAAACGAGAGCCGTGGCTAGCCTGTGTGTGAAAGATGCAAGCAGCTCTTGGGAGCAGTCACTGAAGACAGTTTTTAAGGACCACTGAGAAGTGTAATTTGAGAGAGACTCCATCTGGAATGTCGAGGCCCGTGCATTGCAGCCTTTCCTGGGGCTTAGCTGGCCCTGGTCTACTACTCCTGGTAACTAACGCTAAGACCAAGAACTGCCTGAGCTCTCAGATGTCCTAGAGTGAATGGGTCAGTGTCTTAAGAACTCCTAAGTTTCTGAGGGAGTACCATGTCCACTGATGTTTCACCTAACCTTTCTTCCCAGAGAAAATGCATCTATAAAAGTTGGGTTCTGCATTTGAAAAACTTGGTTATCCCAGAAATGGTCTCCTCCCTGGCAAAGATAGTTTCCTGGTCAGTCCCTTCCCCTACAATGAACCTTTAAAATCATGGTGAAAACTAGAATCCTTTTGCCTCAGCCTTTTGTCTTGATGGTTGAGTGGGAAGATGCTGCATGACTGACTGGAGGAGGAAGGAACTGAGTGAGATTCCTCTGTTGTAAATTACCTGCAGGCTGTCACcaaaccctgctgctgccttCAGAACAGCCTCAGAAGGATGGGTGACCTTCAACTACTCTGGACTTCCTCACCTCTGCACCATATGAACCTTTGCACTTTTGCCATTTTACCAGCAAATGTGTGCTATTCAGTAACAACCAGCTGCCTACAGATTGCTCTAGACTGACAGTTTGTTAGACTTGATAGAGATGATCAAGTTGTTGAAGCTGCTGTCTCTTCTCCAGCCTAATGCTAAATGTCGTTATCACAGTTCTCTGTGACCATGGGCAAATCTGAACTGCTCTCAGCCTAGGGTTTTCCCAATTTAAGTGAAATATTccacataaagcacttagcacaaaaTAAAGGCTTGGTAATTGTTGATGAGGATGGAGTAGAAGACGCTGGTTAGTGgggagtatttttcttttttttttaatgtctgaaacatttatattaacatatttccaaacaaataacccaaagaaagtttagtattagttggtttttggtttgtttgtttgtttttttatactgcaggttattagtcatcaatcttatacacatcagtgtatacatgtcaatcccaatctcccaattcatcacaccaccaccccccagcccccaccgcggttttgcccccttggtgtccatacgtttgttctctacatctgtgtctcaaattctgccctgcaaaccagtttcatctgtaccatttttctaggttccacatacatgcgttaatatatgatatttgtttttctctttctgacttacttcactctgtatgacagtctctagatccatccacacctcaacaaatgacccaatttcattcctttttatggctgagtaatattccattgtatatatgtaccacaacttctttatccattcatctgttgatgggcatttaggttgcttccatgacctggctattgtaaatagttctgcaatgaacattgtggtgcatgtctctttttgaattatggttttctctgggtatatgcccagtagtgggattgctggatcatatggtaattctatttttagttttttaaggaacctccgtactgttctccatagtggctgtatcaatttacattcccaccaatctttttcttttctttataacacTTTTTCTCTACCTGTCGTGTTTCCTTTGGCCCCATGCCATCGCAACCACAACATTATTTTAGAGACGGTCCAAGGCTGGAATCTCCTCCCTCTCCAATTTGGGTTACATTTAAATATACTACTTGTAATATGATGAGGTGCCCATCCATAGGAATCAGAGGAACAACCATCTCTGGGTGATTTGCCTTTATACCTCCAGTTGCATTCGTAGCTGTCTGTGGCGCCCGGATACAAGTACCAGCATTTCTCTGGCTCAGTATTACTGAATAAACAACCAACTCACCCAGGGCCCCAGAAGGAACCAGATAGGTGAATGTAAGAATTGCATTTAAACAAGGATAACTCTAGGAGGATTTATAAAGGGACTGTTTACAGAGGGGTGGGCAGAGAAAGGCAAACCACAAGGGATAATGCAATCACACAGGGCTGGTGATGCCAGAGTTGTTCCCCATCCCTAGgcccagaaagaaagaaaccatgaaGTAAGTGGTTCCTAGAAGCCCAAGGCAGAGGTGTGTGTGGAAAGGGCCACCTTGAGAGGCATGTGAGCTTTGGTTGTGAGTGCAGCTGGTTTGAGACAAATCCAGATGGAGGGGTCAGGAGAATGAAGACTCTGGCctcactttcttccttctctccgaTCTACCAAGGCTCCTTCTCAGCTAAATACAATAGGAAGCCAGAGGGAGCCCACTGAGGTCAGCCTCCTGGAGCAGTATAGAGAAGGGTAGAGAATGGATCTAGAGaagcaaatggaagaaatttGGCACATCACATAGATAAAAGTGGGCCATGCATGGACCAGCAGTGCCCAAAGACGACCAGTGATATGAACCAAGGATTATAGTTGATCCAATTTCTCGCAACTAGGGTCCTTGAAAAAATCAGTGGACCCCTAATAACTTATTTTGGGCATCTAGAAAAGCcttaagattttgttttgtgaTGGGATTTTCAAAATCGACACTATTGTTACTTATGCTAACAGTCCAAACTCTGACATTATTTATCTTTGATTCTGAATATTCTCCTGTCTGAATACTCTGGCTTGTGGCATCCGGGGGTGGCCCCCACTTCCCACCCACTGAGGAAGAATTGCTTGGTGCTCCATCTGGCTGTATGGGAGAACTTAGGCAGACACCATGCTGGTCTCCCCAGGGAACTCTGGGGACAGGCTCTGTGGGTCCTCCCCCTCTGGCACCTGCAGAGTGGACATCAGAGTGTACTCTTCTCCTGCAGGTAGAGGTGGGAAAAGCAGAACAAAGGTACAGAATTTGCTGGAGAAACCACAGCTCAGGACTGGAGGCAGAAATCCCCCTGCTCTTACCTTTCTTCTTACTACACGGAAATAAACTTGGAAAACAGCCTTTGGACCCTAGTGATGAACTAGCAGACTAAGAAAAGCTTACAGCCTTCTGAAGTTCCTGCCACAGGCAGGGGTAGGGTTCTGTCCTAATGTCTTCTCAGTTTGCTCCATCCTGCAAGGCTGGCGCCTGAAAACAGGTACAATGGGTGGCGAGCTACATGGTATGACTGGAGGGGCTTCAAAAGGCCTGCCTGACCCCAAACTATCTCCCTTGCTGGCCTGAGGATCTGTCTGAAGTTTTCATCACTTGAGTCACTTTTTTATGCAAAGAATTTGCTTCAAGAAGTCCTCTGCTACAATGTACACGCTACTTAAAAGGGTGTGGTGCACATGTCTTTCTCTTTTGTCTTCTCAACATCTAACTTCCCTTCCTGTTTTGAGAACTTCACCCCTTATGAGTATTTATAGGAAGCAGAGCCCATTTTCTATTGCCAGGGCAGGGGCACAGGAGCTGAGGTCAACCAGCCGGGTCCACTTGCTCCAGACTGTGCATGTGGAGCTGATGACACAGGAGAGCAGAATCTGGGAGAGCACTTACTCGGCAGTGGGTGACAGCAGTGGCGGTGAGCCTTGTGCCAGGGGCCCTGTCCCGAGCTGTCAGTGGCAGCAGTGCAGACCGTGGTGTCCAGCAGTAGGGAGAGGCTGCAGTCCTGTTCCCACAATTATTGTTTATGGTGTGATTTGGGCTGAGGTCCCCACTGCTGTGTAGCATCTCCTGCTCCTGCCCATTTTTAGTCTTTTCCTCAGCCTTCCCAGAGAGTCTAGAGCTTCCCAGTATCCTTTTACTAAATCCCCATGCTGCTTAAATCACACAGAGTCATCCTTAGTTGCAAGAAGCTAAGAACACTGGCTGACACAGGGGGTGAAACATTAACTCAAGAGAAGCCTTCCATGTACCAGCCACAGATAGATTCATTTGTCTAATTAGCTAATTGTCACCTTGGGAAACAGCAGGACCCCGGGAAAGAGTTTTTGTTGATGGCGGAGGAGAGTCTGTTCTTACGGGCATTAGCTGATGGGCTTGCCCAGAAGGACACTGGGCAGACGCTTCGAGGGACAGATATCCAAGGGACTAGGCTGGGGCAGTGCATGATGGAGAGAGATACGATGACAGGAAAGATGATGCCACAATAAGAGCAATAGCTAACACGGGCTGACATTAATGCTATTGACTGTGGAAGCTGGCTGAAAGGGCCTTGTTTACACTTGTAGAGCATTCCAGGGAAGTTACTGCTTTGCCAAAGTGAGACCACTGATTTTACCACTTTGGTTTGCCTAAACGTTTCTGTTGACACTTAGCCTTCAGGGTAACAGTAATCAGCCTGTGGGATTTCtatcccctccccatccccacaccACCCCTGCATTAGGCCCTTTATGATTTAGTAAGCAGGGATAAAAAGGCAAGGACAGAGTAAATTCTCAACTACCAAAAGGGCTGTGTCTTTATGATCTTTTCCTCAGAGAAGAGCATAGAAATCGTTCActgaggggagagaaggagaaaggaaactaGGAATGTAGTGAGTACAGATACTGAATATCTGCTAAGAAGTTGTTTGTGGGTTTTGTGGACAGTAGGGGCAGTTCACAAGTTAGTAGAATTCTCTCCTTTCTGCAGTCCTCTTTACTTTCCCTTAGAACAAGGACTGTGCCCAGCGTTCAGTGACTGCCTGGATAAACTCAGGGCCCTCGGTTATTGTTCTCTTAACTTTTCCACGGAAGGGTCAGGTTTGCCTGCTGGAGACTCCAGGCGGGAACCAGGGCCCCCAGAGAGGACTCTGCCGCAGGCCCACTCTGGCTGCAGCGGTGATGCAAGCCAAGGCAGGAGGCGAGAGGTCCCATCTCAGACTACCCAGCTTGGCTCTGAAAGACTTGTCCTTGGGGAACCCTCAGAACACTGGCTTTCGCCATCCATAGGATGTGCTCTTGGAGTGGTTTTTGCCGTAGGGTAGCACTGAACGATTTCCCTTTCTCACCTGTTCCATGGATGTCACCAAGGGAAGGGCACAAAAATAATCTAAGTGAAacgaccaaaaagaaaaaagtaaggaaagaaaaaaacacaagctgcatttgatttaaaaaatatttataagacacattttttattttcataagatgtcacttaataaatattttaccagGATGATTGAGGATGCGTCACAATGATAGAGGAAGAACTTGGGACAACTAAGGGatggaaacattttaaactttaatttaaaCCTCAGTTCTTCAGACTTGTCCTCTGCACCAGATCTTGAAACCTGGCAGAGAAAGTGTCCTTACGTGTACAGACCAAGTTTCTAATGTTGGCACGTAGCCAGGTCAGTATATGGAGGACCAGTGGCAGCGGTTCTTGATTACCTGAAGCAGAGGCTTCCTGAAAGTGAGGAAGATGACAGTGCAGGCCACCAGCAGGGTGAGGCAGCTGGGAAGAATGAGCACGAGGTACAGCAGGCCCATGTCTACCCGCTCCCACTTACAGACCTGAGGAACGCCTCCGGGCAGCTCCGTCAGGCGAATGATCCTGGAAGAGAGGTTGCAAGTGACCATGGCCAAGTCGGCGACAGTGTGCAGGCGCTGCAGGGCCCCCCAGTCCTCCACCCCACAGCAGTCATATGGATTCTGACTGAGGTAGATGGTCCGCAGACTCCCCATGAGCTGCTCAGACACAGCCCTCTGAGGAAGGGCCGTGAGCAAGTTTCTGCGGAGATCCAGGGTCTGCAGGGCCAGGCTGCCCCTGAACCTTGGGAAACTGGTCAAGGCATTTCCCGACAGATCCAAGTCCCTCAGATTCCCAAACCCAGAGAAGTCCAACTCCTTGAAGCCGGAACTGAGGCCCACGTTCCTGAGAGACAGGACCTGTAACGTGGGGGCAATGTCCCAGAGAGGGGCGATGCTCCCATTCAGAAGCCCCCAGTTACCAGACAGGTCTAAGTGGGTGAGGGCCATGCCCTGGAACGAGCAGTCTTGTAGTGCCCCCAGCCCACAGCCCTCCAGAGACAGGCTCCTCAAAGATGCCACATTTCTGAAATCCACACAGCCGGGGGTGCCCCCGGGGTCTAAGTCCCCCGGCCGGGGACAAAGTGAGATCTGATTGTGGCTCATGTCGATTGTAGCGAGGTTACTGGCATCAGCAAAAAGGCCAGTGGGGACACCCAGGAGCTGGTTGGAGCTCAGGTTGAAGGACCGGAGGCTCCTCAGGCAGCCAGGGAGCCCCGGAGCCAAGTGCACCTCCGACAGCTGGTTCTGGCTCAGGTCCAGCTCGGTGAGCGCTCCTGGCAGCTCGTGCTCCCGGATGTGGAGCGTCATCAGGCAATTCTGGTTGAGGttcaggtgggagagggaaggcatTTTCTTCAGGAAACCGTCTGGCAGATACTGGAACTGGTTCTGGCTCATATCCAGGAAGCGGAGATCAGAGAGGTCACTGGAAGAGAACTCTTCCCAGAGGTTGACGGTGCTGATGTTGGTCACGTTGCCGTCCATGAAGAGGAACTGGGCCACCATCTCCTGCGGGGACGAGGTGTTGTACAGGTCCCTGTAGAAGCCCATGTTGTTGTCCCGCAGCAGGAGGGTGTGCAACTTGCTGCACTGAGGCAGGAGGGGGAAAAACAGCAGCTGATTGTGAGAGAGGTCCAGCGTCTCTAGCTCAAAGGTGGCCTCTCCCCCCGATGCCAGGAACCACTCCAGGACGTTGTAGCTGACGTTGAGGGACCGCAGCTGGGTGAGGGCGAAGTCCACAATGCAAGGAAGGTTGTTATAGGCCAGGTTGAGGTGTCTCAGCTCAGGCAAGCCGTCGAAAGCACCACCCTCAATCTCAAAGATGTAGTTCCTCTGCAAATCCAGCTCCCTGAGGCGGCCCAGGCCCTCAAAGACGGAGTCATCAAGCCTCATGATGGTGTTCCTGGCCAGGGACACGGACTCCAGCGAAGAGAGGTTCTGTAGCATGAGGGCCGCCATGTCTTCCGTCAGGGAGTTCCCTGACAAGTCCAGCCTGCGCAGACCCCGCAGGCCGTGGAGGGCAGCTGCCGTCTCCTTGTAGCTCTCGGAGAGTGAGTTGTCAGGCAGTGCCAGGCTGCACAGGCGAGCCTGCTCCTGGAAGGCGCCACGGCTGATGTGCTCCAGGTGGCAGCTGTGCAGACTGAGGCTCTCCAGGAGAGGGTAACGCTGCAGCGAGTGGTTCCACAGGGTCTTGAGAGGGTTGGCATCCAGGAGGAGTGTCTGGGAGGATGGTGGGAGATTGCTGGGCACTGAAGCAAGGTTCTGCCCTCGACAGTCAGCGACTCCATCCAGCTAGGTCCAAAAACACACGTCAGCAGGGCGGGGGCCTCTGAGGTGAGGGTTTGTGTAAAGAAACTTAGTTCACTCATCAGACTGTTCACTAAGGCTCCAGGCCTCACTCAACACACACAGCATATTAGAGAAGATCTGAGAACCTGTCCATCGGGTGCTGAGTGCTGACCATTGTATTGCAGTTTGGTGTTAACTACAGAGAGGAACTGAGGATCAGGTCTctacttgggtttgaatcccacctctgccattTATTccctatgtgaccttgagcaaataaTTTAGTCTAAATCTATTGTTTCCTCAGAAAAATGGAGATAAAGTTAGCACCTACTTCAGAGGATTGTAGTGAGATTAGGCAAGAggctgcacagtgcctggcacacagtggacgCTATTAATGCAAATGGTCACTATTGCATTGTTATCGCTATGATCATAACACTGTGTGTTTAACAGGGACGCTGCCCAAGAACCAGCAGCACTGTGGCATCTTCATTTTACCTGAAGGAATTTTGCCTGGGAGGCTCCTCTACGCTCTCGATTGATAAATATTACAGCTCAAGAGGACGTGAGAGTTCATCACCAGCCTGAATCATACGGAGAAGTAAAAGGGTCTGGAGAGGACAGGTGAAGAgccagtgacagagctgggaccgGAGCCCAGAGGTCTTATTGCCCAATCCAGTGCTTTTCCTGAACGCCATTCTACCGCGACTGTGTGGCGAAGCTGCCAGGACGGATGGGTCTGGTCTCACTGCAGGAATCACACAAGCCTCAGGATACTTTCCTTCAGCCCACTTTCTACAAGATTGGGAAAAGCAATCATCCACAGGGTATCCCTTCGGTGTCCAGGAAAAAAGTTTTAAGTGATGAGTTGGAAGGGCAATGGCATTTCTTTCCACAGATTGGTCAGTACAACAAGGTCAGTGATTGCCTAAAATTGTGGGCCCAGTCCCACAGGGCAAGCAGAGTAGTGGAACAGGGGAGAAAACTCCTGAGAGAGTGGAAGAAGCACAGCTTTGGAAAAGATGACAGACTCAAGTCTGAACCTTGGCTCTGACACTTATTAGCTTTGATCTCTGGGCAAGGAATTAACCTCTTGGAACCCCAAGTTCTTTAtctgattattaaaataaaacttctcaTGATTAAAAATTGATCCActatagaaataatgaaaattaaactaTTCAGTAACCTCAGCCTCTCCTTCAAAGAAACGTTGTTAACCTTTTGTTACATCTCCTCTGGACTCTTTTCCAAAGACATtctctaacttaaaaaaatttttctttgcaatatgggtggacctagagattatcatactaagtgaagtaagccagacagagaaagacaaatatcatatgatatcgcttatatgtggaatctttaaaaaaaaaaaaaaaggatacaaatgaatttatatacaaaacataaatagacctgcagacatagaaaacaaacttatggttaccattagggagggataaatcagcagtttgggattaacatatacacactactgtatataaaatagataaccaacaaggacctactgtatagcacagggaactgtactcaatattttgtaataacccgtacaggaaaataatctgaaaaagaatatatatatatatacacacacacatatgaatcattttgctgtatacctgaaactaacacaacattgtaaatcaactatacttcaattttaaataaaaaataaaaaacattttaaaatgagactgTACTCTACAAACCATTCAG from Pseudorca crassidens isolate mPseCra1 chromosome 5, mPseCra1.hap1, whole genome shotgun sequence encodes the following:
- the NRROS gene encoding transforming growth factor beta activator LRRC33 isoform X2; translation: MRPAEPPGPAGALDGVADCRGQNLASVPSNLPPSSQTLLLDANPLKTLWNHSLQRYPLLESLSLHSCHLEHISRGAFQEQARLCSLALPDNSLSESYKETAAALHGLRGLRRLDLSGNSLTEDMAALMLQNLSSLESVSLARNTIMRLDDSVFEGLGRLRELDLQRNYIFEIEGGAFDGLPELRHLNLAYNNLPCIVDFALTQLRSLNVSYNVLEWFLASGGEATFELETLDLSHNQLLFFPLLPQCSKLHTLLLRDNNMGFYRDLYNTSSPQEMVAQFLFMDGNVTNISTVNLWEEFSSSDLSDLRFLDMSQNQFQYLPDGFLKKMPSLSHLNLNQNCLMTLHIREHELPGALTELDLSQNQLSEVHLAPGLPGCLRSLRSFNLSSNQLLGVPTGLFADASNLATIDMSHNQISLCPRPGDLDPGGTPGCVDFRNVASLRSLSLEGCGLGALQDCSFQGMALTHLDLSGNWGLLNGSIAPLWDIAPTLQVLSLRNVGLSSGFKELDFSGFGNLRDLDLSGNALTSFPRFRGSLALQTLDLRRNLLTALPQRAVSEQLMGSLRTIYLSQNPYDCCGVEDWGALQRLHTVADLAMVTCNLSSRIIRLTELPGGVPQVCKWERVDMGLLYLVLILPSCLTLLVACTVIFLTFRKPLLQVIKNRCHWSSIY
- the NRROS gene encoding transforming growth factor beta activator LRRC33 isoform X1; the protein is MELLPLWLCLGFHFLTVEWRNPSGNVMATSQGGCELLDGVADCRGQNLASVPSNLPPSSQTLLLDANPLKTLWNHSLQRYPLLESLSLHSCHLEHISRGAFQEQARLCSLALPDNSLSESYKETAAALHGLRGLRRLDLSGNSLTEDMAALMLQNLSSLESVSLARNTIMRLDDSVFEGLGRLRELDLQRNYIFEIEGGAFDGLPELRHLNLAYNNLPCIVDFALTQLRSLNVSYNVLEWFLASGGEATFELETLDLSHNQLLFFPLLPQCSKLHTLLLRDNNMGFYRDLYNTSSPQEMVAQFLFMDGNVTNISTVNLWEEFSSSDLSDLRFLDMSQNQFQYLPDGFLKKMPSLSHLNLNQNCLMTLHIREHELPGALTELDLSQNQLSEVHLAPGLPGCLRSLRSFNLSSNQLLGVPTGLFADASNLATIDMSHNQISLCPRPGDLDPGGTPGCVDFRNVASLRSLSLEGCGLGALQDCSFQGMALTHLDLSGNWGLLNGSIAPLWDIAPTLQVLSLRNVGLSSGFKELDFSGFGNLRDLDLSGNALTSFPRFRGSLALQTLDLRRNLLTALPQRAVSEQLMGSLRTIYLSQNPYDCCGVEDWGALQRLHTVADLAMVTCNLSSRIIRLTELPGGVPQVCKWERVDMGLLYLVLILPSCLTLLVACTVIFLTFRKPLLQVIKNRCHWSSIY